The Apis mellifera strain DH4 linkage group LG13, Amel_HAv3.1, whole genome shotgun sequence genome includes a region encoding these proteins:
- the LOC410399 gene encoding protein bowel codes for MLAGVIGMPTDIVASSASASATVTEETSRGRELGLGPSPRSAPSSAGASSSGSAAQSTSRGFDPSSALAAYHHHRHGLVAGLGHPHHRESSAFVPVVPSRLHLAPYPGDMHPHLTGPPPSSSTTSNPDHEVGAEPSVARKSSSSYEIMAMMADKRKELAARALLLPPPPLLEPPPGYPVFAGPFPTGSALYPPGGPLAHQHLDRRLLRAPGSSEEDAFSRLVECDSPP; via the exons ATGTTGGCAG GTGTCATCGGTATGCCGACGGACATCGTGGCGTCGTCGGCCTCGGCCTCGGCCACGGTCACGGAGGAGACGAGCAGGGGTCGAGAGCTGGGCCTTGGGCCGTCACCAAGGTCGGCTCCCTCTTCGGCGGGCGCATCATCCTCAGGATCAGCGGCGCAGTCGACCTCGAGGGGCTTCGACCCGTCTAGCGCTCTGGCCgcttatcatcatcatcgacaTGGTTTGGTCGCTGGATTGGGCCACCCTCACCATCGCGAATCCTCTGCATTCGTGCCCGTGGTACCTTCCAGATTACATTTGGCACCATACCCAGGCGACATGCATCCCCATCTGACCGGTCCTCCACCGTCCTCGTCGACCACGTCGAATCCGGACCACGAGGTCGGTGCAGAACCGTCCGTCGCGAGAAAATCCTCGTCCAGTTACGAGATCATGGCCATGATGGCGGACAAGCGGAAGGAACTGGCGGCAAGGGCTCTCTTGCTTCCTCCACCACCTCTGCTCGAACCACCGCCTGGTTACCCGGTATTCGCTGGCCCTTTCCCGACTGGGTCGGCACTCTATCCACCTGGTGGACCCCTCGCCCATCAACACTTGGATAGGAGATTGCTCAGAGCGCCGGGCTCTTCCGAGGAGGATGCCTTCAGCCGGCTCGTGGAATGCGACTCGCCGCCCTGA